One genomic window of Streptomyces sp. NBC_01498 includes the following:
- a CDS encoding DUF1707 and FHA domain-containing protein translates to MTSSFEFHTYPARLSDAERDRVLDVLREGVAQGRLSHDTFIRRMDLALAARRSDELDVLTADLDTDGPWSRRLFSAVGRASAFSGRLRRAWQAERLPKLLLPVPGPYPLLIGRDPRNGLRLSHDTVSRLHAELGMRGGRWILRDLGSTNGTTVNGHRVTGTVVVRAGDMVSFGELSFRLAAR, encoded by the coding sequence GTGACGTCCTCGTTCGAGTTCCACACGTATCCGGCGCGGCTCTCCGACGCCGAGCGCGACCGTGTGCTCGACGTCCTGCGAGAAGGGGTGGCCCAGGGCAGGCTCTCGCACGACACCTTCATACGCCGGATGGACCTGGCACTGGCCGCGCGCAGGTCCGACGAACTCGACGTGCTCACCGCCGACCTGGACACCGACGGGCCGTGGTCACGGCGCCTGTTCAGCGCGGTGGGGCGGGCGTCCGCGTTCTCCGGGCGGCTGCGCAGGGCCTGGCAGGCCGAACGGCTCCCGAAGCTGCTGCTGCCGGTGCCGGGCCCGTACCCGCTGCTGATCGGCCGCGACCCGAGGAACGGGCTGCGGCTCAGCCACGACACCGTCTCGCGGCTCCACGCCGAACTCGGCATGCGGGGCGGGCGGTGGATCCTGCGCGACCTGGGGTCGACCAACGGCACGACGGTCAACGGCCACCGGGTGACGGGCACGGTCGTCGTACGCGCCGGGGACATGGTGAGTTTCGGCGAACTGAGCTTCCGGCTCGCGGCACGCTGA